The Catenuloplanes niger genome includes a window with the following:
- a CDS encoding TetR/AcrR family transcriptional regulator yields MPRQTRQEIDDEIVEHAAALFARHGFRDTSVQRIADAAGYSKTGLLHRFPSKEALWDAAVDCCAGAMREVAETAAAMPDGPERDRAVIELLVDLALSSPGLTSLALSFVGRPAELTGPAQPVQPAQPAEPGGPGRSGKPATTGKPATTGKPATSGRSGGPGEQDRLEGIARPVMTAFGVLPGSTEVGRVVRVIAAVGALAIASVALSGDGHPFHQLRDHAPGEVRNHLVAAIYDALGHPR; encoded by the coding sequence GTGCCGCGACAGACGAGACAGGAGATCGACGACGAGATCGTCGAGCATGCGGCCGCGCTCTTCGCCCGGCACGGCTTCAGGGACACGTCCGTGCAGCGCATCGCGGACGCGGCCGGCTACTCGAAGACCGGCCTGCTGCACCGCTTCCCGAGCAAGGAGGCGCTGTGGGACGCGGCCGTCGACTGCTGCGCCGGCGCGATGCGCGAGGTCGCGGAGACGGCCGCGGCCATGCCGGACGGGCCGGAGCGCGACCGCGCGGTGATCGAGCTCCTGGTGGACCTCGCGCTGTCCAGCCCCGGCCTGACCTCGCTCGCGCTGTCCTTCGTCGGCCGTCCCGCCGAGCTGACCGGTCCCGCTCAACCCGTTCAGCCCGCTCAACCCGCCGAACCCGGTGGGCCCGGTCGGTCCGGGAAGCCCGCGACGACCGGGAAGCCCGCGACGACCGGGAAGCCGGCGACGAGCGGAAGATCCGGTGGACCCGGCGAACAGGACCGGCTGGAGGGCATCGCGCGGCCGGTGATGACCGCCTTCGGCGTGCTGCCCGGCAGCACCGAGGTGGGCCGCGTGGTGCGGGTGATCGCCGCGGTCGGCGCGCTCGCGATCGCCTCGGTCGCGCTGAGCGGCGACGGCCACCCGTTCCACCAGCTGCGCGACCACGCACCCGGCGAGGTGCGCAACCACCTGGTCGCCGCGATCTACGACGCACTCGGCCACCCGCGTTAG
- a CDS encoding 1-phosphofructokinase family hexose kinase, with protein MDARVMVFAAVPILTVTIEERADRPELHVHAGGQGVWMSRMVASLGVPVTLCVSLGGETGEVLLGRLGGENIDIRSVKRDSGNGWYVHDRRSGERDEIAEDGGVPLTRHDIDELYGLALAEGLRSPVAVLSGSAAPGVVDPDVYRRLAADLGNNGVTVVVDLSGDDLTAVLKGKPAFVKVSHEELIDAGRASGDDEKALIEAGRSVLDEGAGTVLISRPDAPSLALFDGRVVAVEPPALEVADHRGAGDSMTAGIASVLARGGDIEEALRTGAAAGALNVTRRGLGTGDAEAIAELIGRVRLEDR; from the coding sequence ATGGATGCGCGGGTGATGGTGTTCGCGGCCGTACCGATCCTGACGGTGACGATCGAGGAACGGGCGGACCGGCCGGAGTTGCATGTACACGCGGGTGGCCAGGGCGTCTGGATGTCCCGGATGGTGGCGTCGCTCGGCGTACCCGTGACGCTGTGTGTGTCCCTGGGCGGAGAGACCGGTGAGGTCCTGCTCGGGCGGCTCGGCGGCGAGAACATCGACATCCGGTCGGTGAAACGGGACTCGGGCAACGGCTGGTACGTCCACGACCGCCGCAGCGGGGAACGCGACGAGATCGCCGAGGACGGCGGCGTCCCGCTCACCCGGCACGACATCGACGAGCTCTACGGGCTCGCGCTCGCCGAGGGCCTGCGGTCCCCGGTCGCGGTGCTCAGCGGCTCGGCCGCACCCGGCGTCGTCGACCCGGACGTCTACCGGCGGCTCGCCGCCGACCTCGGCAACAACGGCGTCACCGTGGTCGTGGACCTGTCCGGCGACGACCTCACGGCGGTGCTCAAGGGCAAACCCGCGTTCGTCAAGGTCAGCCACGAGGAGCTGATCGACGCGGGCCGGGCGTCCGGCGACGACGAGAAGGCGCTGATCGAGGCCGGCCGGAGCGTGCTCGACGAGGGCGCCGGCACCGTGCTGATCAGCCGCCCCGACGCGCCCAGCCTGGCCCTCTTCGACGGCCGGGTGGTCGCGGTCGAGCCGCCCGCGCTCGAGGTCGCCGACCACCGCGGCGCCGGCGACTCGATGACCGCCGGCATCGCGTCCGTCCTCGCCCGTGGCGGCGACATCGAGGAGGCGCTGCGCACCGGCGCCGCCGCCGGCGCGCTCAACGTCACCCGGCGCGGCCTCGGCACCGGCGACGCCGAGGCGATCGCCGAGCTGATCGGCCGGGTCCGGCTGGAAGACCGCTGA
- a CDS encoding DUF6924 domain-containing protein: MLPVTESTLVVRTDFTDVDAWTRVCRAVAEPPGGDLVRAAFTFVDDPAFSGVSPARALKLVPRTPSHPMVALADSVTMSSPDLPLLVVDLIDDPGGTFRSAPEVLWHVANNLFVAPGFFHDYVRSVDPDGVYRCGGREGQIKVLSAIASLKGVPFDADDYDFSTSPTARRR; this comes from the coding sequence ATGCTGCCTGTGACCGAGAGCACGCTGGTCGTGCGCACCGACTTCACCGACGTGGACGCGTGGACGCGGGTGTGCCGGGCCGTCGCCGAACCACCCGGCGGCGACCTGGTGCGCGCCGCGTTCACGTTCGTGGACGACCCGGCCTTCTCCGGCGTGAGCCCGGCCCGCGCGCTGAAGCTGGTCCCGCGGACCCCGTCCCACCCGATGGTCGCGCTCGCCGACAGCGTCACCATGAGCTCACCCGACCTGCCGCTGCTGGTCGTGGACCTGATCGACGACCCGGGCGGCACGTTCCGGTCCGCCCCCGAGGTGCTCTGGCACGTCGCCAACAACCTGTTCGTCGCGCCCGGCTTCTTCCACGACTACGTGCGCAGCGTCGACCCGGACGGCGTCTACCGGTGCGGCGGACGCGAGGGCCAGATCAAGGTGCTCTCCGCGATCGCCTCCCTGAAGGGCGTCCCCTTCGACGCCGACGACTACGACTTCTCCACCTCACCCACCGCCCGCCGCCGCTGA
- a CDS encoding MMPL family transporter — protein MATFLHRLGLGSFRHRWAVTIVWLLVFVGTGVGAVTLSGTMATSFSIPGQESTTALDLIDERFGGGSGGTAQVVIAAPDGAAVSDPAVAAEITAYVQKLGALPGVESASNPLDPQRPTVAPDRSAAYSTVTYGVPAPQITAEQREALLDAVAEARDGGLDTEVSGEASMEPGSDIGGPAEAIGVVVALIVLAITYGSLVAAGMNLLTAIVGVGIGALGITTLSGFVDLQSTTPILAVMLGLAVGIDYTLFIVTRYRHELLHGRDPENATAMAVGTAGSAVVTAGITVVIALAGLAVAGIPFLTEMGIAAAATIVVAVLIAITLVPAVLGFMGRRALPRRLRAAGAVDPEEQGRPFYRGWADTVTRFRTLSLLAAVVVLGVVSVPFFSMQTTLIQPAQAGSTQERAQAIIAERFGPGFSGPLVVLVDGANATARATAIVASFQALDGVSFASLAAARPDDAAAMVTVIADSAPDSEETKQLVHTLRDTVDDAGDDQIYVTGQTAVSVDVAEKLDEALPRYLVLVVGLALILLILVFRSLLVPVIGVLGFLLTIGSALGATTAVFQWGWLNTLVNTETEAPLLSLAPIIVIGILFGLAMDYQVFLVSRMHEAHAHGASPRDAVITGFKQAAPVVVAAATIMFAVFAGFVPEGNDTIKPIAFALAVGILFDAIIVRMIAVPAALSLLGRAAWWLPAWLRWLPTLDVEGAALERAVPPVTVSEVTETSAPESETARH, from the coding sequence ATGGCAACCTTCCTGCATCGCCTCGGGCTGGGCTCGTTCCGGCACCGATGGGCGGTCACCATCGTCTGGCTGCTGGTCTTCGTCGGCACCGGGGTCGGCGCGGTCACGCTCTCCGGCACCATGGCCACGTCGTTCAGCATTCCCGGCCAGGAGTCGACCACCGCGCTGGACCTGATCGACGAACGGTTCGGCGGCGGGTCCGGCGGCACCGCGCAGGTGGTGATCGCGGCACCGGACGGCGCCGCGGTCAGCGACCCGGCCGTGGCCGCGGAGATCACCGCGTACGTGCAGAAGCTCGGCGCGCTGCCCGGTGTGGAGAGCGCCAGCAACCCGCTCGACCCGCAGCGCCCCACGGTCGCGCCGGACCGGAGCGCGGCGTACAGCACGGTCACCTACGGCGTGCCCGCGCCGCAGATCACCGCCGAGCAGCGCGAGGCCCTGCTGGACGCGGTCGCCGAGGCGCGCGACGGCGGCCTGGACACCGAGGTCAGCGGCGAGGCCAGCATGGAGCCCGGCTCGGACATCGGCGGCCCGGCCGAGGCGATCGGCGTGGTGGTGGCGCTGATCGTGCTGGCGATCACCTACGGTTCGCTGGTCGCGGCCGGGATGAACCTGCTCACCGCGATCGTCGGCGTCGGCATCGGCGCGCTCGGCATCACCACGCTCAGCGGCTTCGTCGATCTGCAGTCGACCACGCCGATCCTCGCGGTCATGCTCGGTCTCGCGGTCGGCATCGACTACACGCTGTTCATCGTCACCCGCTACCGGCACGAGCTGCTGCACGGCCGCGACCCGGAGAACGCGACCGCGATGGCGGTCGGCACCGCCGGCTCCGCGGTCGTCACGGCCGGCATCACGGTCGTCATCGCGCTCGCCGGCCTCGCGGTCGCGGGCATCCCGTTCCTGACCGAGATGGGCATCGCGGCCGCGGCCACCATCGTGGTGGCCGTGCTGATCGCGATCACGCTGGTTCCCGCGGTCCTCGGCTTCATGGGCCGCCGCGCGCTGCCCCGCAGGCTGCGCGCCGCCGGCGCGGTCGACCCGGAGGAGCAGGGCCGGCCGTTCTACCGCGGCTGGGCGGACACGGTCACCCGGTTCCGCACGCTGAGCCTGCTCGCCGCCGTGGTCGTGCTCGGCGTCGTCTCCGTGCCGTTCTTCTCCATGCAGACCACGCTGATCCAGCCCGCGCAGGCCGGCAGCACGCAGGAGCGGGCGCAGGCGATCATCGCCGAGCGGTTCGGCCCCGGCTTCTCCGGCCCGCTGGTCGTGCTGGTCGACGGCGCGAACGCGACCGCCCGCGCCACCGCGATCGTGGCGTCGTTCCAGGCGCTCGACGGGGTCTCGTTCGCGTCGCTCGCCGCGGCCCGGCCGGACGACGCGGCCGCGATGGTCACCGTCATCGCCGACTCCGCGCCGGACAGCGAGGAGACGAAGCAGCTGGTCCACACGCTGCGGGACACGGTCGACGACGCCGGTGACGACCAGATCTACGTGACCGGGCAGACCGCGGTCAGCGTGGACGTGGCCGAGAAGCTCGACGAGGCACTGCCGCGCTACCTGGTGCTGGTCGTCGGGCTCGCGCTGATCCTGCTGATCCTGGTGTTCCGGTCGCTGCTGGTACCGGTGATCGGCGTGCTCGGCTTCCTGCTCACGATCGGCTCCGCGCTCGGCGCCACCACCGCGGTCTTCCAGTGGGGCTGGCTCAATACGCTGGTCAACACGGAGACCGAGGCGCCGCTGCTCAGCCTCGCCCCGATCATCGTGATCGGCATCCTGTTCGGCCTCGCCATGGACTACCAGGTCTTCCTGGTCTCCCGCATGCACGAGGCGCACGCACACGGCGCCTCGCCGCGGGACGCCGTGATCACCGGCTTCAAGCAGGCCGCGCCGGTCGTCGTCGCGGCCGCGACGATCATGTTCGCGGTCTTCGCCGGCTTCGTCCCGGAGGGCAACGACACGATCAAGCCGATCGCGTTCGCGCTGGCCGTCGGCATCCTGTTCGACGCGATCATCGTGCGCATGATCGCGGTCCCGGCCGCGCTCAGCCTGCTCGGCCGCGCCGCCTGGTGGCTGCCGGCCTGGCTGCGCTGGCTCCCGACGCTGGACGTCGAGGGCGCGGCGCTGGAGCGCGCGGTCCCGCCGGTCACGGTCAGCGAGGTCACGGAGACCTCCGCGCCGGAGTCGGAGACCGCCCGCCACTGA